From one Lycium barbarum isolate Lr01 chromosome 6, ASM1917538v2, whole genome shotgun sequence genomic stretch:
- the LOC132644032 gene encoding uncharacterized protein LOC132644032 translates to MRRVGQVTYELDLPSDLESIRPIFHVPMLHKCIRDPSRVVPVDDVLITEPLSYEEVLIAILYRQVHRSRTSIGKVLWRNKNVEEMTWEGEEDMKSRHPHLFPASEQIQTTAPSSSGW, encoded by the exons ATGCGAAGAGTGGGCCAGGTAacctatgagttagatctccCTTCAGACTTAGAGTCGATACGTCCGATTTTCCATGTGCCTATGCTTCACAAGTGTATTAGAGATCCATCCAGGGTTGTACCTGTTGATGATGTACTGATTACAGAGCCGCTATCATATGAGGAAGTCCTTATTGCCATCTTGTATCGACAGGTTCATAGGTCGAGAACCAGCATCGGTAAGGTACTTTGGAGAAACAAGAATgttgaggagatgacttgggaaggtgaggaagatatgaagtctagacaTCCTCATTTATTTCCAGCTTCAGAGCAGATACAGACTACAGCACCATCATCTTCTG gttggtag